The genomic segment TTTGGATAAACCTTCACTTTCCCTCTCAGAAAATAACACGTCTCTTGAGCGTCGAATTTGAGCATATACTTCCCAGGAGGACAACCCCATCTGAAAATACACAAAAATTCATCAGATCCATCGGTTAATCATCCACACactaagaaaagaaattctctGACACCCAATAAAAAGGAAAGGCAGAAAacagataaaagataaagactTGATAAATTTCACTCACTTGGGCCACGAATTTATACCCAGCTCGGCTAATCGTGATTTGGAAGGATTGTGTTCAACTGTGATAGTTAGTTCTGAACATGACCTTGGTGTGGATGTTGATGCCATGGACATAAAGGAAGTTGAGCAGAAGAACacgagagaagaagagaaggaacaCAGTAGTTCAGAATCAAACTGGTTAAAGCTGTGGTTGGTTTGTTGTCAGATTTTTTTATGCATATATAGAAAGGGCACTGGTCAGAGGAAGAAAAATGGAATTTTTGTTGATCAAAGtgtttatagaaagaaaaaagaatcttTTGGTCGGgttgttattatatataaacacaaCTTTCTACAGTGTGCAACACTACAAATTGAAAGGAACTGTTAATTGTTTTTTGAGAGGTAAAAATATTTACTTGTGATTTCAAAAGTATTGCGCATGAACTTGGTGATAGTTCCCTAGGGAAAGAGACAGGTGAAAACGTGCTCCAAACTGATATATTCTGTGAAGATTTGTATGTGGAAGTGTACAGTTATGGAATAAGAATTTGAGAGTGCTTAGGTAAAGAATAGACATAATGGAGACAAAACACAGGTCAGTAACTGAGAAGAATGTTCGGAAATGGAAATATTTCATAGTGCAATGCTACAGACATGACCCACCCCTATATATTCCTTTTGTCTTCTTTACTTAATTTTGGTCATTAAAATGTTTAATGAATACTTTTAAACTTGGTTTTGcttaattttattgtttgcCATGGATAGTAGCGACATTGTATTACTTTACTTTagaacaatatatttttataaatatatatactttctttaaaaaataaatattttattttgtcaatGCTTTTCTCTTTTACTAGTTGTTTAATTTCAGAAGTtcttgaaatttataaaatcaacgGATCTTATTAATATATCATAACTGTTTAATCTGGATGAATCAACCCGATT from the Vigna angularis cultivar LongXiaoDou No.4 chromosome 3, ASM1680809v1, whole genome shotgun sequence genome contains:
- the LOC108323098 gene encoding uncharacterized protein LOC108323098 codes for the protein MSMASTSTPRSCSELTITVEHNPSKSRLAELGINSWPKWGCPPGKYMLKFDAQETCYFLRGKVKVYPKGSSESVKFGVGDLVTIPKGLSCTWEVSVAVDKHYKFESSSTPTPSSKCITDI